The Brassica napus cultivar Da-Ae chromosome C7, Da-Ae, whole genome shotgun sequence genome has a segment encoding these proteins:
- the LOC125590459 gene encoding uncharacterized protein LOC125590459 produces MGHIRSIDSACKVNVVSIISDGADLSNFESDLGSDDKEDVLVDNLVKAAREGFSFSNLNFKGGATKADVSRMREEAIKENNNRKTARPCLALSLCNSQNLFQKKMEDLMRISQKEILDTMTKYCTRSHARPPVDRPPDNTGESNVPGRDSNPFVVSDIIQEAMRFANKESAHTRQETRENVVGGQRGQPCDEDIFSESLRSEEHEAMDHGGGDELNPNHGDREEDPLVAYMFNGEADDIGDVGACQDTVTNPNVDREDAETVATGLSFPDPSFSIGLTQMDKSNAQAVDHGAHPKNWEDPLPESNVDKEAPILNRKSKRAKIVPRNLVGDYQCDKRFLTRAWESFVNAIRSTPSIDYAAKFVLLLEVLGGSPL; encoded by the exons ATGGGACACATTCGTTCCATTGATTCTGCTTGCAAG GTAAACGTGGTTTCTATCATATCTGATGGCGCTGACCTATCGAATTTCGAGTCGGACCTGGGGTCAGACGACAAGGAAGATGTGCTTGTTGACAATCTTGTGAAGGCAGCTCGAGAAGGATTCTCTTTTTCCAACTTAAACTTCAAAGGTGGCGCGACTAAAGCTGATGTTAGCCGTATGCGTGAGGAAGCCATCAAGGAGAACAACAACCGGAAAACCGCAA GACCTTGCCTTGCTCTGTCTCTATGCAACTCGCAAAACCTATTTCAGAAGAAGATGGAAGACCTTATGAGAATCTCACAGAAGGAAATTTTGGACACCATGACCAAGTACTGTACTCGTTCTCACGCTCGACCACCGGTTGATCGTCCACCCGATAACACCGGAGAATCAAATGTACCGGGAAGAGACTCGAACCCTTTTGTTGTGTCCGACATAATCCAGGAAGCTATGCGATTTGCGAACAAGGAGTCAGCTCATACACGTCAA GAAACTCGAGAAAATGTGGTTGGTGGTCAAAGGGGACAACCTTGCGATGAG GATATTTTCTCCGAGTCTCTCAGGTCTGAAGAACACGAAGCTATGGATCACGGCGGAGGGGATGAGTTAAACCCGAATCACGGAGACCGGGAAGAG GACCCACTTGTAGCGTACATGTTCAACGGAGAGGCTGACGACATCGGGGATGTTGGGGCTTGTCAAGATACCGTAACAAACCCCAACGTCGACAGGGAAGACGCG GAAACGGTCGCAACTGGACTGTCCTTTCCAGATCCTTCATTTTCTATTGGCCTCACCCAAATGGACAAATCAAACGCTCAAGCTGTGGATCATGGAGCACACCCAAAAAACTGGGAGGATCCATTACCGGAGTCCAACGTCGATAAAGAAGCTCCGATACTCAACAGGAAAAGCAAGCGAGCTAAAATTGTGCCAAGAAACCTTGTCGGGGATTACCAGTGCGACAAACGGTTCCTCACTCGTGCATGGGAATCGTTTGTTAATGCGATCCGCAGCACCCCAAGCATCGACTATGCCGCAAAATTTGTGTTGCTATTGGAGGTACTCGGCGGATCACCATTGTAA
- the LOC111207717 gene encoding uncharacterized protein LOC111207717, producing the protein MDTNHGDPPPLSFPDRMFAMGDEPLGIRVTPYHKPSCISKILNALDEEELRFVRESSFGKLVEIAEKPAFSGRLGRLLFSRLLKIRKKHKAWFLFAGKPIRFSIREFALVTGLNYRRYPPHSKKRSKKILSEKPYWGELFGAMTEVTVSSVVTMLKKKTVIDRGMRIKYALLSLLSAVILPTSHNPRILHAAAERINDLDQFLSYPWGRESFYMLMDSIKERNEISLSQNTISFKGVCDVDSACANRSRTFPQWGC; encoded by the coding sequence ATGGACACAAATCATGGCGATCCGCCTCCACTCTCCTTCCCGGACAGAATGTTTGCGATGGGCGATGAACCTCTAGGCATTAGGGTAACACCCTATCACAAACCCTCTTGCATTTCTAAGATTCTAAACGCCCTAGACGAAGAAGAGTTACGGTTTGTTAGAGAATCTTCATTCGGTAAACTCGTAGAAATCGCTGAGAAACCTGCCTTTTCCGGCCGTCTTGGGCGCTTATTGTTTTCTCGTCTACTGAAGATCCGGAAGAAGCACAAAGCGTGGTTTCTTTTTGCCGGGAAACCAATTAGATTTTCAATCAGAGAATTCGCACTAGTCACCGGCCTCAATTACCGTAGATACCCACCGCACAGCAAGAAGAGGAGCAAGAAGATCTTATCGGAGAAGCCGTACTGGGGGGAGCTTTTTGGGGCCATGACTGAAGTAACGGTCTCCTCTGTTGTAACAATGTTGAAAAAGAAGACGGTGATCGACAGAGGAATGAGGATTAAGTACGCACTTCTCTCATTGCTCTCAGCCGTAATACTCCCAACATCCCACAACCCCCGCATTTTACATGCGGCCGCTGAGAGGATCAACGATTTAGATCAGTTCCTTTCTTATCCTTGGGGACGTGAATCTTTCTATATGCTGATGGACAGTATCAAAGAGAGGAATGAAATATCTCTATCGCAGAATACAATTTCCTTCAAAGGGGTTTGTGATGTCGATTCAGCTTGTGCTAATCGAAGCCGTACCTTCCCTCAATGGGGTTGTTAG